A genomic segment from Hypanus sabinus isolate sHypSab1 chromosome 8, sHypSab1.hap1, whole genome shotgun sequence encodes:
- the LOC132397718 gene encoding transcription initiation factor IIA subunit 2-like, which produces MAAVMAYQLYQNTTQGNSLQESLDELIQSQQITPQMALQVLLQVDKPINNALAQRVRNRVNFRGSLNMCRFGDNVRTFVLNDVEFREVTELVKVDKVKIVTCDGKNTGSKAAE; this is translated from the coding sequence ATGGCAGCAGTGATGGCGTATCAGCTGTACCAGAACACGACGCAGGGGAACAGTCTGCAGGAGAGCCTGGATGAGCTGATCCAGTCCCAGCAGATCACCCCTCAAATGGCTCTCCAGGTCCTGTTACAGGTTGACAAACCAATCAACAACGCCTTGGCGCAGAGAGTACGCAATCGAGTCAACTTCAGGGGCTCTTTGAATATGTGCAGATTCGGTGATAATGTAAGGACATTTGTCCTGAACGATGTGGAATTCCGAGAGGTTACTGAACTCGTCAAAGTGGATAAAGTGAAGATTGTAACTTGCGATGGCAAAAACACTGGTTCGAAAGCTGCAGAGTGA